A single window of Phaseolus vulgaris cultivar G19833 unplaced genomic scaffold, P. vulgaris v2.0 scaffold_78, whole genome shotgun sequence DNA harbors:
- the LOC137817477 gene encoding uncharacterized protein → MAGRMVHWAVVLFEFDVQYEPRGPIKGQVYADFVVELSSTVIHQDEGDFQWVLSVDGSFNQQGSGAGIILEGPNGLLIEQALRFSFKGSNNQAEYEALVVGMLLAKEMGARSLLVKSDSLLITGQVTSEYQAKDPQMDAYLQYVVLSREAFVTLDLIHIPREQNARVDLLAKLASSGRGCRQRTVFQETLKTPKTTIGCTEEA, encoded by the coding sequence ATGGCGGGGCGGATGGTGCACTGGGCGGTTGTGCTGTTTGAGTTCGATGTGCAATATGAGCCGAGAGGACCTATCAAGGGTCAGGTTTACGCTGACttcgtggtagagctctcctcgaCAGTCATACATCAAGATGAAGGAGATTTCCAGTGGGTCCTCTCTGTGGACGGGTCTTTTAACCAGCAAGGTAGTGGGGCTGGCATTatcttggaaggaccaaatggattactgatcgagcaggccctacgATTTTCCTTCAAGGGTAGCAACAACCAAGCTGAATATGAGGCCTTGGTGGTaggaatgttgctagccaaggagatgggtgctCGAAGCTTGTTAGTAAAGAGCGACTCGCTGCTGATAACTGGGCAGGTCACGAGCGAGTACCAGGccaaggacccccagatggatGCATACCTACAGTACGTCGTGCTCTCAAGAGAGGCTTTTGTAACGTTAGACTTGATACACATTCCCAgggaacagaatgcccgagttGACTTGCTGgcaaagctcgccagctcaggcagggggtgtagacagaggacagtctTCCAGGAAACTTTAAAGACGCCCAAAACTACCATAGGTTGCACGGAAGAGGCCTAG